A window of the Jeotgalibacillus aurantiacus genome harbors these coding sequences:
- a CDS encoding (4Fe-4S)-binding protein, with protein sequence MASEGKLYTGEEIDVRFYPERCIHAGRCVKNLPTVFDTKKRPWVEPDQAEASDVAYTVEQCPSGALEYVRKDGGLSEQPPDHTVIEVQPDGVYFVRGDLTIRHGDETIHCTRASLCSCGLSGNKPFCDLSHAKKS encoded by the coding sequence ATGGCAAGTGAAGGTAAGCTTTACACAGGTGAGGAAATTGATGTTCGCTTTTATCCGGAGCGGTGTATTCATGCGGGCAGATGTGTTAAAAATCTTCCGACTGTTTTTGATACGAAAAAGCGTCCATGGGTGGAGCCGGATCAGGCTGAAGCGTCAGATGTAGCCTATACGGTAGAGCAGTGTCCAAGCGGTGCATTGGAGTATGTCCGTAAGGATGGTGGCTTGAGCGAACAGCCGCCAGATCATACTGTAATCGAAGTTCAGCCGGACGGTGTGTATTTTGTTCGTGGTGATTTAACGATTCGCCATGGAGATGAAACGATTCACTGCACAAGGGCTTCACTATGCAGCTGTGGATTGTCTGGCAACAAACCGTTCTGTGATTTAAGCCATGCAAAGAAATCCTGA
- a CDS encoding MFS transporter → MELKRNIWLLYGISFFFALIPAYVIERLFWEMRGMSVLDVVLTEIIFGAVMLTLEVPAGLVADRIGKKPVIMAGIFLEGIMFVILLSADSFWQFGVAIAFSAAGGALLSGAENALLYDSLASIRQEHRFDWHLGRMQAVRIVSLMIAALSGSLLAEQYSFELNYLISILSISIAFIMSLFLTDRSVPEHEEPVSIMEQVRESVMFFRQHPALVYLLILGIMTGLAAGFTEEFWQLYLRDAGIGLSFFGLFYGAVLLVQIPGGLLAFRLRQRFGRENLLHFIVLTGALALMFSAFFVNWAGAAGLIVLLLASGMTEPLVLGALHEKADDRMRATLESFQSLAFNAVLVGVGVGFGYVSSAYSLTAGFALLGIMCLAPFIYKIMKKEPA, encoded by the coding sequence GTGGAATTAAAACGAAATATTTGGTTGTTATATGGCATCAGCTTCTTTTTTGCGCTGATCCCGGCTTATGTAATTGAGCGTCTTTTCTGGGAAATGCGCGGGATGAGTGTGCTGGATGTTGTGCTGACAGAGATTATTTTTGGTGCGGTAATGCTGACGTTAGAGGTGCCGGCTGGGCTTGTGGCTGACCGGATTGGGAAAAAGCCGGTCATAATGGCAGGCATTTTTCTTGAAGGTATCATGTTTGTCATCCTGCTGTCAGCGGACTCGTTTTGGCAGTTTGGTGTGGCGATCGCCTTTTCGGCTGCTGGAGGTGCTTTATTGAGTGGTGCTGAAAATGCATTACTGTACGATTCTCTTGCTTCAATCAGACAGGAGCATCGATTCGACTGGCATTTAGGAAGGATGCAGGCAGTGAGGATTGTGTCGCTCATGATTGCCGCTTTGTCAGGAAGCTTGCTGGCGGAGCAGTATTCTTTTGAGTTAAACTATCTGATTTCCATATTGAGTATTAGTATCGCTTTTATCATGTCATTATTTTTAACTGATCGAAGTGTGCCGGAGCATGAAGAGCCCGTTTCGATCATGGAGCAGGTCCGTGAGTCTGTAATGTTTTTCAGGCAGCATCCAGCCTTGGTTTATTTGCTGATCCTTGGAATCATGACGGGTCTTGCAGCAGGGTTCACGGAAGAGTTTTGGCAACTGTACTTAAGAGACGCAGGAATCGGGCTGTCATTTTTCGGGTTGTTTTATGGCGCAGTGCTGCTTGTTCAGATTCCGGGAGGGCTTCTGGCTTTCCGTTTGCGACAGCGCTTTGGCCGTGAGAATCTGCTTCACTTTATTGTATTGACTGGCGCTTTAGCACTTATGTTTTCTGCTTTTTTCGTCAATTGGGCGGGTGCTGCAGGATTGATTGTTCTTCTTCTTGCTTCAGGCATGACGGAACCGTTAGTACTCGGTGCCCTGCATGAAAAGGCAGATGACAGGATGAGAGCCACGCTCGAGTCCTTTCAATCACTGGCGTTTAATGCAGTGCTTGTGGGAGTTGGTGTTGGCTTTGGATATGTATCCTCCGCCTATTCATTAACAGCTGGTTTTGCGCTGCTCGGTATCATGTGCCTTGCACCATTCATCTATAAAATCATGAAAAAAGAGCCTGCATAA
- a CDS encoding GNAT family N-acetyltransferase, which translates to MTSYKPITAENVRQAAQVYCDVFTGDPWYEDWSLEDAEQRLKEISETPRFTGFIVFEKEAPAGLIAGNARHSYQGPAYYLAEFCIHPDFQGQGLGAGMLQHLEKELKKQGIVSIFLLTADNSGAERFYKRQGYEVNEKRIVMRKGI; encoded by the coding sequence TTGACTTCATATAAACCGATTACGGCTGAAAATGTCCGGCAGGCTGCGCAGGTATATTGTGATGTTTTCACAGGTGATCCGTGGTACGAGGACTGGTCTTTAGAGGATGCTGAACAGCGGCTGAAAGAGATTTCTGAAACGCCGCGATTTACGGGGTTTATCGTATTTGAAAAAGAAGCGCCAGCAGGTCTTATTGCAGGAAATGCCCGTCATTCTTATCAGGGACCGGCCTATTACCTGGCTGAATTCTGTATTCATCCGGATTTTCAGGGGCAGGGGCTTGGAGCAGGTATGCTTCAGCATTTAGAAAAAGAATTGAAGAAACAGGGGATCGTCTCCATCTTTCTATTAACGGCTGATAACAGCGGAGCAGAGCGCTTTTATAAAAGGCAGGGCTATGAGGTGAATGAGAAGAGGATTGTGATGCGGAAAGGGATTTGA
- a CDS encoding GNAT family N-acetyltransferase yields the protein MEMKELSTVEELKEAYPVMKELRTHLSEAEFIELVQHMQHEDYQLFGCYDHGELTSLAGVAVKTNLYLNKHVFVYDLVTADRHRSKGYGEKLLTYLENWGQQRGAHCIALESGVQRTDAHRFYEQKMDFSRVSYSFRKSL from the coding sequence ATGGAGATGAAAGAGTTATCCACAGTAGAAGAATTAAAAGAAGCGTATCCAGTCATGAAAGAGCTTCGCACCCATTTATCAGAAGCGGAATTCATCGAACTTGTTCAGCACATGCAGCATGAGGATTATCAGCTGTTTGGCTGCTATGATCACGGTGAGCTGACATCTCTGGCAGGCGTAGCGGTGAAAACGAATTTATATTTAAATAAACACGTATTTGTCTACGATCTTGTCACAGCAGACCGGCATCGTTCGAAAGGGTATGGGGAAAAGCTTTTAACATATCTTGAAAACTGGGGTCAACAGCGTGGTGCGCATTGTATCGCACTGGAATCGGGTGTTCAGCGCACGGATGCTCACCGTTTTTATGAGCAAAAGATGGATTTCAGCCGGGTAAGTTATTCGTTTCGAAAGAGTCTGTAA
- a CDS encoding cryptochrome/photolyase family protein, which translates to MATRWIFGSQLNHQLPIVKDADQDKDVFLFVEAHSRSTWQSYHKQKLVLIFSAMRHFAEELKEKGYTVDYREADSFQDAWENHRNEYKPDQIYYTAHTDYRMKKAMEKWQDSLPENIEVTVLSDQPLFLLTAEEAQQELKGDGPWKMDPFYRKLRKRYSVLVEDDKPVGGKWSFDQDNRKSAKSGTSFPKEKSFRPDDITKEVMKKVAELFGDTPGDLEPFRWPVTRKEALQALNHFCKERLETFGTYQDAMLIDNPYMSHSLLSSSINIGLITPLEVIQKVEDAKTNGAPLNSVEGFIRQILGWREYIRAVYLKTMPEYKKVNELNHQVDLPSFFWDGQSNMTCMEQSLKPVVASGYNHHIQRLMVLGNFANLFGISPQQTADWFNEMYIDAYDWVVLPNVLGMALYADGGKLSTKPYVSSGKYIHKMSNYCTSCPYNVNHQLEEDACPFNALYWNFLDRHAEKLSRNPRMGLIYSQWSKKEESQKTAIRKKAAALKQELANGRFHEKKE; encoded by the coding sequence ATGGCAACTCGTTGGATTTTTGGCAGTCAGTTAAATCATCAGCTGCCGATCGTGAAAGATGCCGATCAGGACAAGGATGTCTTTTTATTTGTGGAAGCCCATTCACGCTCCACCTGGCAGTCTTATCATAAGCAGAAGCTGGTACTCATCTTCTCGGCCATGCGTCATTTTGCAGAAGAGCTGAAAGAAAAAGGGTATACAGTTGATTACCGTGAAGCGGACTCGTTTCAAGATGCCTGGGAAAACCACCGGAATGAATATAAGCCTGATCAAATTTATTACACGGCACACACTGATTACCGGATGAAAAAGGCGATGGAAAAGTGGCAGGATTCTCTGCCTGAAAATATAGAAGTAACCGTACTTTCTGATCAGCCTCTCTTTCTTTTAACGGCTGAAGAAGCACAGCAGGAGCTGAAAGGGGACGGTCCATGGAAGATGGATCCGTTTTACAGAAAGCTGAGGAAGCGTTACAGCGTTCTGGTTGAGGATGATAAGCCGGTTGGCGGTAAATGGTCGTTTGATCAGGATAACAGAAAGTCTGCAAAGTCAGGAACTTCATTTCCAAAAGAAAAGTCTTTCCGACCTGACGACATCACAAAAGAGGTCATGAAGAAAGTCGCTGAATTATTCGGTGACACCCCCGGAGACCTCGAACCATTCAGATGGCCGGTCACAAGGAAAGAGGCACTTCAGGCATTAAATCACTTTTGCAAAGAACGCCTTGAAACATTTGGCACCTATCAGGATGCAATGCTGATTGATAACCCGTATATGTCTCACTCTTTATTGTCGTCATCTATTAACATTGGTCTGATCACACCTCTTGAGGTCATTCAAAAGGTGGAGGACGCAAAAACGAACGGTGCACCGCTTAATTCTGTCGAAGGTTTCATCCGTCAGATCCTCGGCTGGCGGGAATATATAAGGGCTGTGTATCTGAAAACGATGCCGGAATATAAGAAAGTTAATGAGCTGAATCATCAGGTGGATCTGCCTTCGTTTTTCTGGGATGGACAGTCCAACATGACATGCATGGAGCAGTCGCTTAAGCCGGTTGTTGCGTCAGGATATAATCACCATATACAGCGTCTGATGGTACTTGGAAATTTCGCTAACCTGTTTGGGATCTCGCCACAGCAGACAGCAGACTGGTTTAATGAAATGTATATTGATGCCTATGACTGGGTTGTATTGCCGAATGTACTTGGGATGGCACTGTACGCAGATGGAGGTAAACTCTCTACCAAGCCGTATGTGTCATCAGGTAAATACATTCACAAGATGAGCAATTACTGTACATCCTGTCCCTATAACGTCAATCACCAGCTTGAGGAAGATGCCTGTCCATTTAACGCGCTGTACTGGAACTTTCTCGACCGTCATGCGGAAAAGCTGAGCCGTAATCCGCGAATGGGATTAATTTATAGTCAGTGGAGTAAAAAAGAAGAGTCTCAGAAAACAGCCATTCGGAAAAAGGCAGCTGCTTTAAAACAGGAGCTTGCAAATGGACGATTCCATGAAAAAAAGGAGTGA
- a CDS encoding SDR family NAD(P)-dependent oxidoreductase: MAEKVMVIVGAGPGIGLSTAKKFGKEGYAIALVARNEDKLLEYVDELEELDIEAEAFHANAHSNESLKTAIHYAKEVYGRIDILMYNAYTFRQGPPSELDPNDLAADLQVDAVGALASVQAALPHLEEGSTILLTGGVLGVKPMKNFASVSVGKAAMRILAMTLHQELKSKGIYVGTLTINGFVKKDTHFSPDNIAERMYEMAQKRDGAEWNFDRE, from the coding sequence ATGGCTGAAAAAGTAATGGTAATTGTCGGCGCCGGTCCCGGCATCGGCCTGAGCACAGCAAAAAAATTCGGAAAAGAAGGGTATGCGATTGCCCTTGTTGCGAGAAATGAAGATAAACTGCTTGAATACGTGGATGAGTTAGAAGAATTGGACATTGAAGCAGAGGCGTTCCATGCCAATGCTCATTCAAATGAAAGCCTGAAGACAGCGATTCATTATGCAAAAGAAGTTTACGGCCGCATTGACATTTTAATGTACAATGCCTACACCTTCCGTCAGGGTCCACCGTCGGAGCTCGACCCGAATGATCTGGCTGCTGATCTGCAGGTAGATGCTGTTGGTGCATTAGCAAGTGTTCAGGCTGCCCTTCCACATTTAGAAGAAGGCAGCACTATCCTTCTGACAGGCGGCGTGCTTGGCGTCAAACCGATGAAAAACTTCGCTTCCGTCTCTGTCGGAAAAGCAGCGATGCGGATTCTTGCGATGACTCTTCATCAGGAACTTAAGTCAAAAGGGATTTATGTTGGCACACTGACGATTAATGGATTTGTAAAAAAAGATACGCATTTTTCACCGGATAATATCGCTGAGCGCATGTATGAGATGGCGCAAAAACGTGATGGCGCGGAGTGGAATTTTGACCGCGAATAA
- a CDS encoding DUF4870 domain-containing protein, protein MVQGNPGTGMKKSSTGLQENTGGLLAYLFGFVSGIVLLLIEKENQYIRFHAMQSTIVFGSIFVISLIAGFIPIIGWILTLLLGPVALVLWILLMVKAYQGERYHLPMAGKMAEDQLRKMH, encoded by the coding sequence GTGGTACAGGGCAATCCAGGTACAGGCATGAAGAAATCATCCACCGGTCTGCAGGAAAACACAGGAGGATTACTGGCTTACCTATTCGGATTTGTCAGTGGCATCGTACTTCTTCTTATCGAAAAGGAAAATCAGTATATCCGTTTTCACGCCATGCAGTCCACCATCGTGTTCGGGTCCATTTTCGTCATCAGTCTGATCGCAGGCTTCATTCCCATTATCGGATGGATACTGACACTGCTGCTCGGTCCGGTCGCACTCGTATTGTGGATTCTGCTGATGGTTAAAGCCTATCAGGGTGAACGTTACCACTTGCCGATGGCTGGTAAAATGGCCGAGGATCAGCTTCGGAAAATGCATTAA
- a CDS encoding SMI1/KNR4 family protein, with protein sequence MSDIERKLNITLPPEYVNSYPEIVEHSALYFYQDDTSVPIAQFYPAIETEAINLYSMYETALSEALQEGMYPFAETVDGDWLCFYFDRGRLEEPQIIFVSRDQVYEDQEEAIFPVAARFVDFLYMLRK encoded by the coding sequence GTGAGTGACATTGAAAGAAAGCTTAATATTACCCTCCCGCCTGAGTATGTCAACAGTTATCCCGAAATTGTAGAGCATAGCGCGCTTTATTTTTATCAGGATGATACCTCCGTGCCGATCGCACAGTTTTATCCCGCCATTGAAACAGAGGCCATTAATCTGTACTCAATGTATGAAACAGCCCTTTCCGAAGCACTGCAGGAAGGGATGTATCCTTTTGCAGAAACCGTAGATGGGGACTGGCTGTGTTTTTATTTTGACCGGGGCAGGCTGGAAGAACCACAAATTATCTTTGTTTCAAGAGATCAGGTGTATGAAGACCAGGAAGAGGCGATCTTCCCGGTGGCCGCACGATTCGTTGATTTTTTGTACATGCTTAGAAAATGA
- a CDS encoding M14 family zinc carboxypeptidase: MKKQMIALSVAGALAFSGTAFTAPSAQAVGEGPGYGGNETINTSILHTYSEMTEFLKTQDAKQADLEVEVIGQSVKGRDLYVAKYIKNPENPTILFLTQQHGNEQLTTEGALEFIKHMGTGKMKGVLDGVNILIVPMLNPDGAMGDVDFSLDDYIASGDRNLTRYNALEVDLNRDHVDKIQPETKALHENVMQKYNIDYMIDLHHQGAQSERDGKLVSGSILYPTTPNVDEDVLLKSKQLGAVVFDAVDSTGWGHLGKYNGGSAETISRNGIAVEYGISTLLFEMRGMSDHFYDSYVLGQKSNGYLIKQTVTTLDATVRAISDGSIADADISFWDTLATQTTRPYESE; encoded by the coding sequence ATGAAAAAACAGATGATTGCTTTATCCGTAGCAGGCGCTTTAGCATTTAGTGGAACAGCTTTTACAGCACCATCAGCACAGGCGGTCGGTGAAGGACCGGGCTATGGTGGAAATGAAACGATTAACACATCTATTCTTCATACGTACTCCGAAATGACTGAATTCCTGAAGACACAGGACGCCAAGCAGGCTGATCTCGAAGTGGAAGTAATCGGTCAGTCCGTTAAAGGCAGGGATCTTTACGTAGCAAAATACATAAAAAATCCGGAAAACCCGACCATTCTTTTCCTGACTCAGCAGCACGGTAATGAGCAGCTGACAACAGAAGGAGCGCTTGAATTCATCAAACATATGGGAACCGGTAAAATGAAAGGCGTGCTGGATGGCGTTAACATTCTGATCGTTCCAATGTTAAATCCGGATGGTGCAATGGGAGACGTAGACTTTTCGCTAGATGATTACATTGCTAGCGGCGATCGTAACCTGACACGCTATAATGCACTTGAGGTAGATTTAAACCGAGATCACGTAGATAAAATCCAGCCGGAAACAAAAGCGCTTCACGAGAATGTCATGCAGAAATATAATATAGACTATATGATTGACCTTCATCACCAGGGTGCACAGAGTGAGCGGGATGGAAAGCTTGTTTCAGGTTCAATTCTTTATCCAACGACACCAAATGTGGATGAAGATGTTTTGCTGAAATCAAAGCAGCTTGGCGCAGTTGTGTTTGACGCTGTTGACTCCACTGGCTGGGGGCATCTCGGCAAATACAATGGAGGATCAGCTGAGACGATCAGCCGAAACGGCATTGCTGTAGAATATGGTATTTCTACGCTGTTGTTTGAAATGAGAGGCATGTCTGATCATTTCTATGATTCCTATGTATTAGGACAGAAGAGTAACGGTTATCTCATAAAACAAACGGTAACAACACTGGATGCAACGGTTCGGGCGATTTCAGATGGATCGATTGCTGATGCAGACATCTCATTCTGGGACACGTTGGCTACGCAGACAACAAGACCTTATGAAAGTGAATAA
- a CDS encoding FAD-binding domain-containing protein has translation MVNVVWLKRDLRLHDHAALSNALESGEQIVLMYVAEPSVWQGTELSSRHFQFVKESLADLEEQVIQKGGYLTYAIGEMEEVLASCLKAFGPFTLYAHEEHGTPHTFARDLRVHKWMKERGLVFNEYPQFGVVRRLKSREQFQEKWASFMSAPVHPIPTSINCVEQERLPEDLTPDLKSLHSFETGDDLPAASQKGGERTGIEVFKDFLNGRYQRYQFQISKPMASAVSCSRISPYLAWGNLSMRAVVQKTRKVMALLDSDQQRQHLEYFMSRLHWHCHFIQRLEDDPEIAIQTMNPAFDQVRSEWNEEWFTAWENGHTGVPMIDAAMRALLETGWVNFRSRAMLISFICNTLLQDWRQPAEHLAKLFTDYEPGIHYSQVQMQSASTGFNTIRIYHPVKQGFDHDPKGAFIRRFIPELRGVPNEYIHEPWKWGRFDELDYPAPIVNVDEANRYARAVLWGVKNSAESKKTAAEKLKKHGSRRDRKASSEQLSLSLFDGEEE, from the coding sequence ATGGTCAACGTTGTTTGGTTAAAAAGAGACCTGCGTCTGCATGATCATGCAGCCCTCAGCAACGCACTGGAGAGCGGGGAGCAGATTGTGCTGATGTACGTGGCTGAGCCTTCTGTCTGGCAGGGGACCGAGCTGTCGTCACGGCACTTCCAGTTTGTAAAAGAGAGTCTGGCTGATCTCGAAGAACAGGTCATACAAAAAGGTGGTTATCTTACATATGCCATTGGCGAAATGGAGGAAGTGCTCGCCAGTTGTCTTAAAGCCTTTGGTCCTTTTACGCTCTATGCGCATGAAGAACATGGAACCCCCCACACATTCGCAAGGGATTTGCGCGTTCACAAGTGGATGAAGGAAAGAGGGCTTGTTTTCAATGAGTATCCGCAGTTTGGTGTCGTTCGCCGGCTGAAATCACGAGAGCAGTTTCAGGAGAAATGGGCGTCATTTATGTCTGCCCCTGTGCACCCGATTCCCACATCCATTAACTGCGTAGAGCAGGAGCGTCTGCCTGAGGATTTAACTCCTGATCTGAAAAGCCTTCATTCTTTTGAAACGGGAGACGATCTTCCGGCTGCTTCTCAAAAAGGAGGAGAGCGGACCGGTATTGAGGTCTTTAAAGATTTTTTAAATGGACGATATCAGCGCTATCAGTTCCAGATTTCCAAACCGATGGCGTCTGCAGTGTCATGCAGCCGGATTTCTCCTTACCTTGCCTGGGGGAATCTGTCCATGAGGGCAGTTGTGCAGAAGACGCGAAAAGTGATGGCATTACTGGATTCTGATCAGCAGCGACAGCATCTTGAATACTTTATGTCCCGCCTCCACTGGCACTGTCATTTTATTCAGCGGCTTGAAGATGATCCGGAGATTGCCATTCAAACGATGAATCCTGCTTTTGATCAGGTGCGCAGTGAGTGGAATGAAGAGTGGTTTACTGCATGGGAGAATGGTCACACAGGCGTTCCAATGATTGATGCAGCGATGAGAGCTTTACTTGAGACGGGGTGGGTCAATTTCCGCTCACGTGCGATGCTTATCTCGTTTATCTGTAATACGCTTCTGCAGGATTGGCGTCAGCCGGCAGAGCATCTCGCAAAATTATTCACCGATTATGAGCCCGGTATCCATTACAGTCAGGTTCAGATGCAATCCGCCTCTACAGGCTTTAATACGATCCGGATTTATCACCCTGTCAAACAGGGGTTTGACCACGATCCAAAGGGTGCGTTTATCCGGCGGTTTATTCCTGAACTGAGGGGTGTTCCGAATGAATATATACATGAACCGTGGAAATGGGGTCGCTTTGATGAGCTGGATTATCCAGCGCCGATCGTGAATGTTGATGAAGCGAACCGGTATGCAAGAGCCGTATTATGGGGTGTGAAAAATTCAGCTGAGTCGAAGAAAACCGCAGCTGAAAAATTAAAGAAGCACGGCAGCCGCAGGGATCGCAAGGCATCCTCGGAGCAGCTGTCTTTATCACTGTTTGACGGGGAGGAAGAATGA
- a CDS encoding VOC family protein, with product MTFLKRVGTIYIPVQHVRNAAVWYEELLGATINHEDEEKAIVDLADQSFFLVKSLPGETSNFKDHQSQSRFSMTFEVDGLKRLEEFRDHLLKKGVTVGHVENRGHAGRNVVFEDPDGNRFDVWSELSPDFKRRGSRESF from the coding sequence ATGACGTTTTTAAAAAGAGTAGGTACGATTTATATTCCAGTCCAGCATGTTCGAAACGCAGCCGTCTGGTATGAGGAATTACTTGGCGCAACGATCAATCATGAGGATGAAGAAAAAGCCATTGTAGATCTGGCGGACCAGAGTTTTTTTCTCGTTAAAAGCCTGCCGGGTGAAACGTCGAATTTCAAGGATCATCAGAGTCAAAGCCGTTTTTCAATGACCTTTGAAGTGGACGGTCTTAAGCGGCTGGAGGAATTCAGGGACCATTTGCTGAAAAAAGGGGTTACGGTTGGTCATGTCGAAAACAGAGGTCATGCAGGGCGTAATGTTGTGTTTGAGGATCCGGACGGTAATCGCTTTGACGTCTGGAGTGAACTAAGTCCTGATTTTAAAAGGAGAGGAAGTCGTGAAAGTTTTTAG
- a CDS encoding GNAT family N-acetyltransferase — MEIKQTVNKFYVGEETQPSAEITFVPAGEQRFIIDHTFVSDDLRGQGMGLQLVERVVEYAREQGKMIVPLCPFAKKTIDQHQHLQDVLVK, encoded by the coding sequence ATGGAGATTAAGCAGACTGTGAATAAGTTTTATGTCGGAGAAGAGACTCAACCGTCAGCTGAGATTACCTTTGTGCCGGCAGGTGAACAGCGTTTTATTATTGACCATACTTTTGTTTCTGATGATTTAAGAGGACAGGGTATGGGTCTTCAACTGGTGGAACGCGTGGTGGAGTATGCAAGAGAGCAGGGGAAAATGATCGTACCACTCTGTCCGTTTGCGAAAAAGACGATTGATCAGCATCAGCATTTACAAGACGTGCTGGTGAAATAA
- a CDS encoding DinB family protein, producing MKVEEVLHQIDIMKDSLLQIMEQITEEEWVYRPHPDKFSVGELVEHIAVLPAADLRIAEETNLQGMNDFYQQHEVHGLNRSMEKLTVTIDKVRTDYLSFTETQLSERKTAYWGVTYSRFEWLLEILVHLTHHRGQLYAMLVFGLGKELKVRLFE from the coding sequence ATGAAGGTAGAAGAAGTGTTGCACCAGATAGACATAATGAAAGACTCATTGCTGCAAATCATGGAGCAGATCACAGAGGAAGAATGGGTGTACCGGCCTCATCCGGATAAATTTTCAGTTGGAGAGCTTGTTGAACACATCGCGGTTCTTCCTGCTGCTGATCTGAGGATTGCAGAGGAGACAAACCTGCAAGGAATGAACGATTTTTATCAACAGCATGAGGTTCACGGGCTGAATCGATCAATGGAAAAACTGACAGTCACTATTGATAAAGTGCGAACTGATTATTTATCATTTACAGAAACACAGTTATCTGAGCGTAAAACTGCTTATTGGGGTGTCACCTACAGCCGTTTTGAATGGCTGCTTGAAATTCTTGTGCATCTGACTCATCACAGAGGTCAATTGTATGCCATGCTCGTATTCGGACTTGGAAAGGAGTTAAAGGTACGTCTTTTTGAATAA
- a CDS encoding MLO family protein, with translation MSENIRLARLVSWSVLLGMPIFFLLVSILTNGWLYLWISFIPAFLAGYVGLIVTRKKISQLEEETLRTPK, from the coding sequence ATGAGCGAAAATATCCGCCTTGCACGTTTGGTGTCGTGGAGTGTCCTGCTTGGCATGCCAATATTCTTCTTGCTGGTCTCAATCCTTACAAACGGATGGCTTTACTTATGGATCAGCTTTATACCAGCTTTTTTGGCAGGGTATGTGGGGTTGATTGTGACGAGAAAAAAGATTTCGCAATTAGAGGAAGAAACCCTTAGGACTCCTAAATAA
- a CDS encoding histidine phosphatase family protein, giving the protein MTILCMIRHGETDWNAERRLQGQTDIPLNEKGRRQARITAAHLKKDQWDVILSSPLSRARETADLIAKEVQLPVIEMEEFVERSFGDAEGMTQDERANTFPERKYPNEETIAVFHERLKQGLKQVTDQYPAQRVILVAHGAVINAILSILSEGEIGSGKTRLENAGISHFHFKDQKWEIGDYNLIDHLTEVTNRETSESS; this is encoded by the coding sequence ATGACGATTTTATGTATGATCAGACATGGAGAAACAGATTGGAATGCAGAGCGCAGGCTTCAGGGGCAGACGGATATTCCACTCAATGAAAAAGGAAGACGGCAGGCGCGGATCACAGCCGCCCATCTGAAAAAGGACCAATGGGATGTGATCTTATCAAGTCCATTAAGCAGGGCGCGTGAAACAGCGGATCTGATAGCAAAAGAAGTTCAATTGCCGGTTATTGAAATGGAGGAGTTTGTTGAGCGTTCATTTGGTGATGCAGAGGGAATGACGCAGGATGAGCGGGCCAATACGTTTCCGGAACGTAAATATCCAAATGAAGAAACAATTGCGGTTTTTCATGAACGATTGAAACAAGGACTCAAACAGGTCACGGATCAATATCCTGCTCAGCGGGTGATTCTGGTGGCGCACGGCGCAGTGATTAATGCGATTCTGTCGATATTATCAGAAGGTGAAATCGGTTCAGGGAAAACGAGGCTTGAAAATGCGGGCATTTCCCATTTTCATTTTAAAGATCAGAAATGGGAGATTGGGGATTATAATCTGATTGACCACTTGACCGAGGTTACAAACAGGGAAACTTCAGAATCATCGTAA
- a CDS encoding GNAT family N-acetyltransferase gives MNIERLHSISPDAMNILLLADPSEDVIHSYVHRGFCYAAYLDESLTGIYILLPTRPQTIELVNIAVDEKCQGQGIGKKLVLHAIDESRKLRYHTIEIGTGNSSLSQLGLYQKCGFRITGIDHDFFTRHYAEPIYENGIQCRDMIRLSMDL, from the coding sequence ATGAACATTGAACGTTTGCACTCCATTTCACCTGACGCAATGAACATCCTGCTGTTGGCAGATCCATCAGAAGACGTCATTCATAGCTATGTACATAGAGGTTTTTGTTATGCGGCTTACCTTGATGAATCATTAACAGGCATTTACATATTGCTGCCAACAAGACCTCAGACGATCGAACTCGTTAACATTGCTGTAGATGAAAAATGCCAGGGTCAGGGCATTGGGAAGAAGCTCGTTTTACATGCCATTGATGAGTCTCGGAAGCTTCGATACCATACCATTGAAATCGGAACAGGCAACTCCAGCCTGTCTCAGTTAGGTCTTTATCAAAAATGCGGTTTCAGGATCACAGGCATTGATCACGATTTCTTCACACGCCACTATGCAGAGCCAATTTATGAAAATGGCATCCAGTGCAGGGATATGATTAGGCTGTCGATGGACTTATAG